The Aphelocoma coerulescens isolate FSJ_1873_10779 chromosome 14, UR_Acoe_1.0, whole genome shotgun sequence genome has a window encoding:
- the PDILT gene encoding protein disulfide-isomerase-like protein of the testis, which produces MKTHPFFLLLLLFLTGFLAADSISPNEAKLKKAKLPKIKKENHVLLLKSSNFDRALKETKYLLVKFYVTLSQSSQNLSEEFAEAARQLKKEAPRIQFGKMDVTHQHDLRKEFNIQAFPTVKFFVNGSREDPTDCKGVRKASTFITWVKRRTGPSTVLINSTDQAEAIIKADDLAVIGFFRELHNDSVEVFCETARDVPEMPFGMTASEDVCTNYGIQRNSVVVFKKGKPVHNEVLEDGRQNKLGLTRLIKTFTLDLVTEYNVETSVKIFDVPVENHILLFTPTNLETFSEIYENYKSAAAEFRGKILFVLVDTNEARNGRIFEYFRVRDIDVPAVRILNLTSDAKYKMPADQVTVESLKAFCQSYLSGKAKQHLSSEEIPEDWDKMPVKVLVGKNFNSIIFNKTMTVFVMFYAPWSHECRKLLLIWEKLGEQYQSRKDVMIAKIDVTANDLLSVALHRYPFFTLFPAGSDYQEVAYTGEYTLEAFSEFLEEKGKMKAEPGENDPSGGIKEDFSQKETVITEKEL; this is translated from the exons ATGAAGACacatccttttttccttcttctcctgtTGTTTCTCACAGGCTTCCTGGCAGCAGACAGCATAAGCCCAAATGAAGCAAAACTGAAGAAAGCCAAGCtccccaaaataaaaaaggagaacCATGTCCTCTTGCTGAAATCGAGCAACTTTGACAGAGCATTGAAGGAAAccaaatacctcctggtgaagTTCT ATGTTACTTTATCTCAATCCTCTCAGAATTTGTCTGAAGAATTTGCTGAGGCTGCACGGCAGCTTAAAAAAGAAGCTCCAAGAATCCAGTTTGGCAAAATGGATGTGACACACCAACATGACTTGAGAAAAGAATTTAATATTCAAGCCTTTCCTACTGTGAAATTTTTTGTGAATGGCAGCAGGGAAGATCCCACAGACTGCAAAG GAGTCAGAAAAGCCTCCACCTTTATTACATGGGTGAAAAGAAGAACAGGACCTAGCACGGTTTTAATCAACTCTACTGATCAGGCTGAAGCCATCATAAAAGCTGATGATTTGGCAGTGATTGGCTTCTTTAGG GAACTTCACAATGACAGTGTGGAAGTTTTCTGTGAGACAGCAAGAGATGTGCCAGAGATGCCTTTTGGGATGACAGCCAGTGAGGACGTCTGCACTAACTACGGCATCCAAAGGAACTCTGTTGTTGTGTTTAAGAAG GGAAAACCTGTGCATAATGAAGTGCTTGAAGATGGAAGACAGAACAAACTGGGTCTAACAAGGCTAATCAAAACCTTTACCTTGGATTTGGTCACTGAATATAATGTCGAG ACATCTGTGAAGATTTTCGATGTCCCTGTTGAAAATCACATCCTGCTGTTCACCCCAACGAACTTGGAGACATTCAGTGAGATTTATGAAAACTACAAGTCTGCTGCTGCAGAATTCAGAGGAAAG ATATTGTTTGTTTTGGTGGATACTAATGAAGCAAGGAATGGACGGATTTTTGAGTATTTTCGCGTCAGGGACATCGATGTTCCTGCGGTGAGAATCCTAAATCTGACCAGTGATGCCAAGTACAAAATGCCAGCGGACCAGGTGACTGTGGAGAGCCTAAAAGCATTTTGCCAGAGCTACCTaagtggaaaagcaaag CAACACCTTTCTAGTGAAGAAATTCCAGAAGACTGGGACAAGATGCCTGTCAAAGTGCTTGTTGGGAAGAATTTCAACAGTATCATCTTCAATAAGACCATGACTGTGTTTGTTATGTTTT ATGCCCCTTGGTCCCATGAGTGCAGAAAACTCCTGCTGATCTGGGAGAAGCTGGGAGAGCAATACCAAAGTCGCAAGGACGTGATGATTGCCAAGATCGATGTCACAGCAAACGACCTCCTGTCCGTGGCGCTGCATCGCTACCCGTTCTTCACACTCTTCCCGGCTGGCTCAGATTACCAG